TTACATATGTTTGTTTTTTAGATTTTAATATAAAACTAATGGTCTATAGATTTTTTGTGGGCTTGTGTTTTGGTAAGTATGGGCAAGCTTatagaaaatttaaatatgattaaTTATCATATGTAAGAAATcgaattataaatataaaataaatctacaattatgtatttcataataaataaaaataggaATATTTAATCGTTCAAgtgtaattatatattattaattaaaataattttcttataaaCAAATTGATCCTCATCCTAAGTCCGCCTCGATAGAGAAATAGATCTAGATTTGAACTCATTGATAATAAAATACAATCCAACCTCAGTAAAACAAAGAGATCTACCTTCGAACTAACGTGATTGCCAAAAACAAAGATGTAAACGAATAAAGTCGTTCTTGAACTATTTGTGTATCGATTCGATAAAAAGCTCGTGACAGATCATTCGTTATGTTTATCTAGTCGAGCTCGACAATTTTATCGAGCCGAAGTCGAGCTTAAGGATATTCGACTAGTAAGTTCGCAATTCTGACCGTGAAGCAAGCTTGGATCATTTATATCGAGCTCGAGTTCGACTAATTTGTTGGACCTTGAATGTACAATAATATTTTACATCAATCCCACATTGAAATATGAGTGTAGTAGTTGAAATGTTATAAAATGAGAAACATACCTCTTTAAATTCTTCTATCTTCATTAAGCTTTTGGTTAGGAATGTTCGACGAGCtcgtaaattatattttttaacgaGCTCGAAAACGAATATGCGTAACGGGCTGAGTTCGAACAAAAAATAAACGAATTATTAACGAGTTGATCTCGAACTATTGTCGAGCTAAATAAATTTAGAACGAGCCGAACTCGAGCTCGAATTGAACTCGAGCCGTGCTCAAAACTATATTTATCTTTTACAAATCGATCTCGAAcctaatattgtttaactatattcattttcattcttACAAAAAACAAGCAAAATTATTGCGTCAATGATTATCTTCAACGGAGCCTGATAATGTTGCGTTTTCGCGTGGCAAACAAATGAGACACGCATCATCATCAAAAGCACCACATATAACAATATTAGCATGATAGCAACTTTTGAAACCAAAAATAAACACCACgcttttaattattattatctatacaaaagttgaaatttataataatttttttaataatttaatatatacaaAGCGAATTAGGCTACAAAGATGACGACTCTTCtcaaaaagaaacaaaaagatTAGGGCAATGACTCAATACCACGTAGATTTCCCTATCATACAATCTCAAAAATGGACACAAATTACCAAGAATCCCCCTCCTCTCATCTCTTACTTACATTATTAAAAAGAGGGGGTGAAATCGGTTAATAGCTTCCAACTCATACTTACACTGCATTCTTTTAATTACAGACACTTTGAAATAACATTATATACACGCTTTTTGGACAAAAATTATCAATAATCCACCTATTACTTAGCTGCTCACACAATCAAGATTGTGCAAAAATCTTCTTCTTCTCAGAACAAAAGCGAGTTTGTCGAAAATCGGCTTGGATTCTTTGTACAGTTACACTCTAGGCCAGGGCCGGGATGCTGCAGTTTCGCCTATCCCTGTCGAGGCAGTCGAACCCCTCGACTCTCACGGCCGGATTGTTACCAAAATTTGCTCGAACACATCCACCCTTGCGAGTGGATGATGGGGAAGGGGCCAGACCAGACCCTTCTGCTGATGGGGTTGGGATTGCACGTGGTGAGATGGGGTAGAATTTCTCGTCCCCGAATCGTGCGTCCTGAGTTAGTGGGTTAGATACTCTACTCGGCGGCGACCCTGAAAAAAATGGGGGCGACGAGGCTACATGGGTAACGGATTGATCAACACCAGAACCACCCTGTTAGAATGAAAACCAAATTTCAGAGGCAGGTTGAATGCTTTAAATAAGAAACAGATATTAGTTACTAACATTAAATGCAAAATAATATTTAGCCGTAAAAGTCACACACAATGAATGATCCATCTGATCCATccattttcaaatattaattaCACAAAAAACTAACCTTTGCAAGAATGATATCAAGCAGTTCATTTCCAGCTTTAACTTCACAAATCTCTTGCTGATGGCTGCTAGGGAAAGAACACaaattttttcaagaaaaatcaGAACGCTTGAAATAATTTTGAATCAAAAGACCAGAAAAGGTATGTAAAATTACAAAATCTACCTGGCATGCCATCGGAGAGGTCTCATTGAAGAAAAGTCGTTAAGGGTGGTATGGATTAGGCCGAACCGCCGCGGCTTTGGGCAAACAACAGTTTCTTTTTTCTCCACAGATCTTCCGCCACCGCCGCCGACCGCGGTGATCCCTATCATCTCTTCACATGAAACAAAGCCCTTTTTTTGAATTGCATAGTGATTCATTTTTAAATATCTTGAATAAATAATACACCTGATGTGGTcatgaaaggtgaaatcttggttagaaaaataaattcaagatgaAAGGATATGATAGATCTGTAGACAAGAGGGACGCAAACAACCTCAAGTAACTTAtcacaaatttgtttatttatttttctttgaagTAATTAAGATCCGGACAAAGTGGGCAAATTGGAAAAAGTGTCGGATGAATTTGACTTGTTCTTACAGAAAAAACACATAGTACACATACAAGATTAAAAAAGTATTTTTCTCCCACCAGTCTTAGAAGAGAAACACACAGATCTGTGGAAAAAATCGAAAGTTTTGTTTGTTTTCTTTATATCATTCTGAACTATGAAGCGCTTCTGGGCAACAgatcaataaaaatctaaaGACCCAAGCTGGAATATTAAAAGATATAATGAAAATTCAGCTGAAAATTTAACAGATCTGGAGGTATAAAGTTTTTCAAATTCCACATACAGAATATATCTGATACAGTCATCACAAGTTATCAGATTAAGAACTCAACTCAGAAGAAAAGAAACATCAAACATATATCcgtaaaaaattcaaaaaaaaaaaaaaaaccaagatTCAAGTTTCTTCACATCAAAGACTAGTTTTTTATTTTCAGGAAAACATTCCAAACTGAGCCCACCTCAATATACAAGAACCGCAGCAATAGTACTATAAAATTACACGAAATTTTTTGCGTTTTTGCACCCCCCCCTCATCCCAGTTGCAAGAAGGCGAAGACACTAAAAAAAAAAGGTAAGATCTAAATTTACCTGGAAGAGCTGTACACAATTGTGAAGCACCTCCAAAATGGGAGGATTCCGAGagagaaaaaattaaaagaaaaaagaa
The Primulina tabacum isolate GXHZ01 chromosome 9, ASM2559414v2, whole genome shotgun sequence DNA segment above includes these coding regions:
- the LOC142555338 gene encoding uncharacterized protein LOC142555338 isoform X2, which encodes MNRFEIPLPSLPEPHSFSALRFFLFLFSFNFFSLGILPFWRCFTIVYSSSRCIIYSRYLKMNHYAIQKKGFVSCEEMIGITAVGGGGGRSVEKKETVVCPKPRRFGLIHTTLNDFSSMRPLRWHASHQQEICEVKAGNELLDIILAKGGSGVDQSVTHVASSPPFFSGSPPSRVSNPLTQDARFGDEKFYPISPRAIPTPSAEGSGLAPSPSSTRKGGCVRANFGNNPAVRVEGFDCLDRDRRNCSIPALA
- the LOC142555338 gene encoding uncharacterized protein LOC142555338 isoform X1, with product MNRFEIPLPSLPEPHSFSALRFFLFLFSFNFFSLGILPFWRCFTIVYSSSRCIIYSRYLKMNHYAIQKKGFVSCEEMIGITAVGGGGGRSVEKKETVVCPKPRRFGLIHTTLNDFSSMRPLRWHASSHQQEICEVKAGNELLDIILAKGGSGVDQSVTHVASSPPFFSGSPPSRVSNPLTQDARFGDEKFYPISPRAIPTPSAEGSGLAPSPSSTRKGGCVRANFGNNPAVRVEGFDCLDRDRRNCSIPALA